The genomic interval CAGACAGATACAGCCCAGACAGCTATAGCCCAAACAGCTACAGCCCAAACAGCTACAGCCCAAACAGCTACAGCCCAGACAGCTATAGCCCAGACAGCTACAGCCCAGACAGATACAGCCCAGACAGCTACACCCAAACAGCTACAGCCCAAACAGCTATAGCCCAAACAGCTACAGCCCAAACAGCTACAGCCCAGACAGCTATAGCCCAGACAGCTACAGCCCAAACAGCTACAGCCCAAACAGCTACAGCCCAGACAGCTATAGCCCAGACAAATACAGCCCAGACAGCTACAGCCCAGACAGCTACACCCAAACAGCTACAGCCCAGACAGATACAGCCCAAACAGCTACAGCCCAGACAGATACAGCCCAGACAGATACAGCCCAGACAGATACAGCCCAGACAGATATAGCCCAGACAGATACAACCCAGACAGATACAGCCCAGGCATTGCAGAACAATGTGCTTCAAGGGAATCATCTGTTCAAAATCCTTGCTAGTATAAATACGCATCGCTGCATTGGTCAGCAAATAACTTATATTTTGGAAATATTTCAGTTGATTTCTTAAAGTTTCCATTGACTCGTTTTTAAAAGGATTTCCAGAAAGGAGCGGAAATGaaaagaaggatggatggatgccctTGACTATCTATAACTGTGTCTGCTCTCTGAAAACGGTGTGAGATGATAAAAAGGATGTTTGCAATAATGTGTGGCTCACGCTCACTATTATCTGCACTTATCCAATAGAGTTCAGAACCAGCAGCCAACACCGTGCGACTTGGACCCCAACTGACATGTATCGCTTAGTTCTGCTTTAGGGAAACTAATCCTGAGGCTTTATGGATGTACTGAAGAGAATCTAAGAGCAAAACATACCATCTATCATTTTAGAATTTCTGACTGGCATTATTTACATCTTCATATGCAATTAAACTTCATAAATGATCCTTTAAAAAAAGCATAGATGTTATGTAGATACACACACAACTGGGCAAGAATTACTGCCATTCTCTATTTCTGCTCTACACCGTAGATGAGGCTATTAGCATTTAGGAAGGAGGCACCTTAGTGGACTGGACATCAGAGGATTTTTAGGAAAGGCATTAAGTTTTTCACGTCTGGTCCGTTTACTTCCTTCAGCCCGCCTCGCCTCGCGATCAGTACCATCCCCAAAGAGGTTTATCTTTTCCACTTGGTGATTTGCTGTCAGTTTGCTCGGCTCTGGGCACACACAGGACACGCAGGTCTCAGCTGAAGGACCCTAGTGAGGTTAAGATGGAAAAAGGGTCAAAAGTCTGTCATatacctctttttttttttatcacagaaAATATCGAAATGGTCTGGAATGAGGGAACAAAAAGaaatctctcttttttttaattagcttGAAATCAGTTCAAAGAAAAACCTCAGAATCAGTTAAATGTTCCAGTAACACGGCAATGCAGTGCTGACAGAGAGCTCCTGCTCGTCTGGCATATTTAACATTTTCCGTGTGGTTAAGGGTTCATAACCAGCCCAACTGCGTTAGCAGTATTATAGCAGCGCGCGTCTGGCATGTACTTTGGGCTTCCTGCACGGCACTGCAGCGCGGGTGTCGTCACTCGTATAAAAAAACGGCGTGTATAAAAGTCCAGCGTGAGCGCTTAGAGAGGTACCAGAAAGCACCATGAACCTCAGGCTGGTTGCCCTGCTCAGTTTGTGCGTCTCAGCCCTCAGAGGTGAGTAACTTTCCTTATAGCCGATGCGTCCAGAGAGTGGGCAGCGTTGCCTCTTTAAATGCAGGGGCAGGTGTTTTTCCTGTTGTTTTTAATGGGGGGAGCTGATGGAAATTGCTTTAGAATACATTCAAATAAGATGGGGGTGGCGGAAAGTTTTACATTCAAGTAACCCCCcgaaaaatacatgtaaataaaatattataatcaaCAATGGGAGGCAGTTCATTATCAGTTTGCCATTACAGTTCACACACCCACCTATGACCATCTTGATTTTACATATTCAGTAGCTGGGCCCCAAAATCCATGGTGACCAAGTAACTGAGAAAGACCAGGCCCTTCTGATGGGCTCAGTTGTGGATATATATTATGTTGTCTTATAtcatgttatataaataaattcgTAAACATTAAACTAAGGCGTCAGTGCACTTTAATGATCATATATCTATTCAGATAAATAGAGAAGTGAGACTGTGTGGTTTGCTCTGTTCGGACCAGCTTGAGGTATAAGGTGAAAATGCGTAATTGTGAAACTGGGCAGCAAATAGGCTTGTGGTTTTAGGGCTGTGACCAAAGGGCTTACCGCTTATAATTTGGAATGGGCTTTGCTCCAATACCCACGTAAATGAGGTCACCACATGATTATCAACGTGCACAAAGCCGGCTGCTCACGGACACCTTCCCCTCCCCAGCCCTTAAAGTGTACCAGCCCTATCGGATCCACGGCAGAGATGGGCAGCTCCAACTCAACTGCTCCTACCGCCTGCACGCCAGGGTGGAGGAGGTCCATGTGACGCTGTACCGAGGCATGCATGGTGACCAGAGGGTCTGCAGCTCCACCCTCAACCACACCGCCTCTTGGCAGCCCCTTCAGGCCCAGCAGCAAGGTCTCATCCACTGCATGGCGGAGCTCAGGCCATCCGGGGTGGTCCTCCTCATCTCTGGCCTGCAAGTGGAGGACACTGACTTCTACCGCTGCATGGTGGAGGTCTTGTACCCACCTCCTTATCAAAAGGGAACTGGGAATGGGACTCTGCTTCACATCCAAGGTTAGCTGACATAATGCTTCTGACCATTTAGGGCCTGGCTCATGCTTCCCCAAAGGGTTACATTGACATTTAAGGATTCGAAATAGCAGCAAATTTATCATGCAATCAAACAATCATGGTACCTGTAGTGAGACCACCAACTCAGACCAATCATCTTATGTTCCAAATGTTTTAGGGCTCCTGAACGCCCTTTACAGTGTCACTTTCACGCATAGAGTCATGAGTTCAGGCTTCAGCCCTCCAGTCCAGCATGAAGTCGCCCAGAACCCTCGACTGGGACCGATACGGTGCCGAATAAACGCGGTACCCTGACTTCAGGCCACCTTAGAGCGCGTTCCCGTCGGAGACGCGCAGAACCCTGGCAGCCGCACTAGCGGTCCTGCGGTTTCGCGCTGTTGTGCGCATTGCGCCAGAAGGGGTGCCCCCGAAGGCGGCGGCGCCCGATCGCGGAACGCACGCTCACGTCATTCGCGGCAGAAGTCAATGTTGCCGTGTGGACGTAATGTCACCCCTATTTTGTTCTTCAGGCATGTTTTCCCCGCAGAGGTCTGATAGTTTCAGGGCAAGGCGTAGCGCAAGCACACGAGGCAGCACTTGgtcaaaacacaaaacacttcCTCTGCTTATCTGGGTGTTTTTCTTACTTATTTGAGTATCAAATATAGACTTAAAGAAAAGTATATAGTTTCTTAAAGTTCTTTTACAGTTTTAACTTACCCCCAATgtaatttttctttaatataagCAATGTCAGTCACGCACTTCTGGGTTTCCCTCGGGTACAGAAATCTGCCCTCATGTATACCGGTCCTTCGGTTCTATGCTGTGCAGCTACTGACATTTTCCCCCCGTAAACCCTCCAGAGACACCCAGCTGCCCCGAGCCCGAGCCCCAGACAGAGGAAAGCACAGAGGACCCCACGGTCCTTATTCCCGCCGCGATGATCGCGGTGATCACCGTCTGCATCGTTATCATAGTTGCGGTCATCGTCAAGGTGAGCCCCGCCGGGTGTGCGCCCAGTCTCCAGGAGCGCGCCCCAGCTGCGCGCCCGGTCTCCAGGAGCGCGTCCCCGCTGCGCTGCTTTTGCTGATGCCTGTTTTTCTCCCCGCAGACTGTCAGAGTCGGCAATATGAAAAGGGATTACCTCGGCGTCGCACGTGTGGCCGCAAGGAGGGTGGACTGCAGATTCGGCTATGAGAATTTCCTGTAAAGTACTTAACGCATAAGCTGAAacagaaagaagaaaaacaagccGTCCCGCTGTGAACATTATATGTTTCTACCATACACGAACTAAACTTTACAATGTAAAGCTATGTTAAGTACAGGTGATTTGGCAAAGTGCAAGTTTAATATTAAAGACGACGGGAAAAATGACAAAAGGGATATTCCAGCGCGCTGCATACAAAGCAAAATGGTGTGGTTGCCGGGGGAGGGGAATTAGTAATATTTTATGTCATTGTTCATCATATGAATAGACGCAAAACTTAGCATCTTATTGAAGACAATCTTATGTAGCAGGGGGGGGGAGCTGTCTTGGGAACAGTCTGCATGTAGTTTACCTTGTGCCTCGCTTCTTGCTGTGTAAATATTCCTGCAGCTGCAGCTCTCCGGCTCCGTGTGGGTTTATCACTATTCGGTTATGAATCCCAtaagcttcttttttttccgGACAGTCATAGGAATATTAGGCGGACTGTCAGACAGAGGGCGGTGTAGCGACAGTAAAGGTTacagattagggttagggttagcctaCGGCTGATCGTGAAGGACGAGAGGGCGCAGATTTGGGGAGGGACAGCAGGAAGAGCAATACTGCGGGAGTACGATGTGTGTcaatgctgaaaccaaacctacgccaGTGGAAGGACGAGATCGTTTTTGCTATACTGTTCCGGAAAGATCCTTTTCAAATGGTGATTTCTCAATATAACCTCTCATTACGCTGTTTTGGTGAAACAAACCTTGACGAACAGGGTCGTTTAACTCACTGTAAATATTTCTGTCAATGGGCTGAACTTCTTGAGATTTTTTTACTTAATGTATGAAAAATTCTTTAATAAAAACAACTGAATGATTTCTTTAGTGTTGCTGATTATTGCTTTTTTCAGTCACTCAAGTTtcatataaagaaaaaaaagtaaatgaaattaGGCTACCTGAACCAAATGGAAGGCATTTGCCATATACTGTTTC from Paramormyrops kingsleyae isolate MSU_618 chromosome 16, PKINGS_0.4, whole genome shotgun sequence carries:
- the LOC111858325 gene encoding T-cell-specific surface glycoprotein CD28-like — encoded protein: MNLRLVALLSLCVSALRALKVYQPYRIHGRDGQLQLNCSYRLHARVEEVHVTLYRGMHGDQRVCSSTLNHTASWQPLQAQQQGLIHCMAELRPSGVVLLISGLQVEDTDFYRCMVEVLYPPPYQKGTGNGTLLHIQETPSCPEPEPQTEESTEDPTVLIPAAMIAVITVCIVIIVAVIVKTVRVGNMKRDYLGVARVAARRVDCRFGYENFL